In the genome of Ignisphaera cupida, one region contains:
- a CDS encoding zinc finger domain-containing protein, with protein MLAIAVTKIVLYEIAGARICSSCKKPIAPDEKAVSFRCPNCGAVTIWRCYKCRTMGVPYKCPNCGFEGP; from the coding sequence GTGCTGGCAATTGCTGTTACAAAAATTGTGCTTTATGAAATAGCTGGTGCAAGAATATGCTCAAGTTGTAAAAAGCCTATTGCACCAGATGAAAAAGCTGTTAGTTTTAGATGTCCAAATTGTGGTGCTGTAACTATATGGCGATGCTATAAATGTAGAACCATGGGAGTTCCATACAAGTGTCCAAATTGTGGATTTGAAGGACCTTAA
- the pth2 gene encoding peptidyl-tRNA hydrolase Pth2 translates to MIEVKQVIVVRTDIKMGKGKLATQVAHAAVEAVFQCLEKKTCVDMLNVWRRQGQKKIVVKVKSLEELLQIKKMAEEMGINTVIIADAGLTQLEPGTITALGLGPAPAELIDKITGNLPLL, encoded by the coding sequence ATGATTGAAGTGAAACAAGTAATTGTGGTTAGAACAGATATTAAAATGGGGAAAGGTAAGTTAGCAACACAAGTTGCTCATGCAGCTGTTGAAGCTGTTTTTCAATGTCTTGAGAAAAAAACTTGTGTTGATATGCTTAATGTGTGGAGGAGACAGGGACAGAAAAAGATAGTAGTTAAAGTCAAAAGTCTTGAAGAATTACTACAGATAAAGAAAATGGCTGAGGAAATGGGAATAAACACTGTTATCATAGCTGATGCAGGATTAACACAACTAGAACCAGGAACAATTACAGCACTAGGTCTTGGACCAGCTCCTGCAGAGCTTATAGATAAAATAACTGGGAATTTGCCACTTCTATAA
- a CDS encoding elongation factor 1-beta has translation MAGNVIVVVRAFPKEVMNDFTALLDKIRMKIKGSAYELAKWESVDIAFGYKALDLYFIMPEDIEGGTENLEELIKSVDDIDNVEVVYITRIGA, from the coding sequence ATGGCTGGTAATGTTATAGTTGTTGTGAGAGCTTTTCCAAAAGAGGTAATGAATGATTTTACAGCATTGCTTGATAAAATACGTATGAAAATTAAGGGAAGTGCATATGAATTAGCGAAATGGGAATCAGTGGATATAGCCTTTGGATATAAGGCACTTGATCTCTATTTTATAATGCCTGAAGATATTGAGGGTGGAACAGAGAATCTCGAAGAACTCATAAAAAGTGTTGATGATATAGACAATGTTGAGGTAGTATACATTACTAGAATAGGTGCATAA